AAAAAGCCATGGAAGGGCCGTTACCAGAAGATGAAAATGATAATGCTTTAATTCCAAAAGACAATGAAATCACCCAGTGGGCTAGTGCTTGCTACGGCGATATCTGGTACAACTTTGGCGGTTATGGTTCAAAATGGACTGTAGGAAAAGCCGTCATCGACAACCTGGCAAAAGATAACGATCCGCGTTTGCCCATGTATGCTAAACCAGCACCGGGCGGAACCGTCGTTTACTATCGACCCGACGAGGCTAACAACCCCGAAGGCTACGAAAACTTCGCCACAAGAATCCACTATCTGGTTGACAGTGTTTGGGAACCGGCTACCGGTGGCGATATGACCTTTAAAGACTGGGGAGACAGTGTGGAAATTAGTATTCCTGCTAATAAATATTATATCGGACAACCCTCTCGTTTCAATGCAAACATCAAACCTTTTGTAAATTATAACTTCTTCTCCACACCGGCAGAAATCATCATCCAGAAAAAGAACGAAGGAAAACCCATCTTTCCTGAACTGGTCATGACCACTGCTGAATCGTACTTCCTGAGAGCAGAAGCTGTTGTACGCGGTATTGCAAGCGGTGATGCCCAACAGTTTTATCAAGAAGGAATCCGCTACGCCATGAAACTCTGGGGAGTTAGCGATGATGACATTAGCGCTTTCCTGGCTTCTCCTGCCGGACAATTAACCGGTACCACAGACGAAGAGTTAGCCAAAATTGCCAATCAAATGTGGCTGGCTAACTATCCTGATGGCTTTGAAGGATGGTCCGATGTCCGTAAATCGGGACAACCGGCCGTACTGGCCCGGGGTGTCAGCGATCCGATCATCTTCGGTTTGGGTGATGACAACGGGGTTTATCCGCAACGGATGCGTTACGGAACCCAGGCTTATGCTAACAATGGCGACAATCTAAGCGAAGCCATTGCTCAACAAGGTCCTGATGTTCAGGGCACCAAGCTCTGGTGGGCTAAATAAAATGTAAATTAAAATTAGGTTATTAATTTGGAAAAAACTGCGCCACATGTTGGCGCAGTTTTTTTATATCCGTTTTTTTCACCGTTTTCTTATACCAATTGTATTTTAAAATGCGCCAAAAGTGCATTTTGATTTTAATGATATTCGTGATCTATATCTTCTCCTCAGAAGCTTTCATTTACGAACAACGGAAGCAACATTACAATCCTTTGGAAGGAAAACGCTTGATATTATCTTCCTAAGGTTAATAACCAGCTTTCGTATAGAAACGATAAAACCATCTCTATAGAGCTAAACCATCATCAGTAAAACTACTGTTATGCAAAAGTCTGTACAAGAAATGTTTTGGACGGTTGTCACTCCTTCATTTTGCGCCCTGCTCGATTTCTTTTTTTCTGAAAATCAGCAATTTGTTTTAACATCGACTCATCTAAAACCCCTAAACGGAAAAAAGCCACACCATCCGCTCCGCCTTTAAAAGCTGCTTTCATGGCTTTGGTCATCTGATGACTTTTCTTCAACGCAGGTAAAAACAGGCCAATAAAAACTTTACTGCTGTCTCCTACCGCCTTTTTATCAACAGAAGAAACCTTTTTCAACCAGGCATATTTTTTTCCGTAATAATTATGATAAGCCATAGGGAAATAATAATTCAAATGCCAGCTGTCCCAGTCCTGCCGCACCATACGCCGCGACATGGAAGGTGTGGGGAATACTGCTGCACTCGTTTTTAATCCTTGTTTTTCAATTTGATTTCTCAACTGAATAACCGTGGAATCCAGTACTTTTAACCGGAAATGAAGCCAGGCAGTATCGTGAAGGGGATCAGAAAGAGACAAAGGATCTCTCCCGTATTTTGCACGAAACATGCTACGCATATAAGGATGATAGCCATAGTCAAATGGCGGCATAATATCTTTTTGTTTTAAATGATATTTCGGTTGTAGTTTTTTAGGCAGAATCACATCTACGTATCGGATATAATCAAAATGGATTCCGCTGATTCCCTTTACAGCCATCAGCTTACTCATTTGCTGTTTTAGATATTGCCGAACAGCAGGCAGCCCCGGACACATAAATTTGTAATAATCCACGTACGCTTTTTGCTCTGCCAGCGATTTTCCCTGCTCGTTCACCGATAGCCATGCAGCTGGGGCCTTTGGATTATTCATCGTAATATACCAGGCATGCACCTGAATACCATAACAAACGGCCAAAAGGGCCACTTTGTGCAACGTAGCCGTATCCGCTTTAAGCAGCAAGCCGGTAATACCCACATCTTTCAATTTCTCCAATTCGCTTTGCCATTTTTGAGTATTCCAATCCCGATGCGCCACCGACCAAACCCAGAATTCAGGAACAACAGCCGGAGGATTTCGACGAACAAACCGTACATACCCCCATTTCTGTGGAATATGCATATTTACAGCTCCCTGGGGCGACCATGTCCAGTTTTTTTCCGGATAAACTTTACCGGTTTGCTGATTTTTTTGTTTTGTATATGTTCCTTTTTCTACAGAAAGTGGCCATTCCACTCTTGAAAAATTAAACCGCCACACGGCTCCGTTTTTCGGTAATCCGCCATGAGTAAAACTCTTCCACGGAATAGCCAGTTCAACAGTCCAGCGGCTATCGGTATCCGCCGGATGATCCACCGTACCATAAACCAAAACAGCCGATTTCAATCCTTTAAAATCCCAGGATAAATCTGCTTTTCCGCCCTGATTGTAAGGCTTGGGCATTCGCAAATCCATCACGGTTCCCAACACATTGATCTCTAACTCATCATAATCCAATCCGTCGCCATCCGGATCCACAAAAACTTCAAAATCATTATCATGGTAAATCGTATCATCATGCCGATGCAACGTACCCCACAAATGCGACTCGGAAAGACACGCTGCGATATAACAATAATTACTATCCCACACCATTTTAAAACGGGTAAACTGACGCTCCGGAGCAGAAACTCCGGAAACAATATCTCCAAAATTCTCTGACCAGGGAGCGTCCAGCCAGGCTTTATCATCCAGTTTTCCATCCACTTTTACCGGTTGAGCGGTATAATAACAGGTGTATTTTCGCGGAACCATTACATTTTGCCCCTGGATATGGGGAATAAAAAGCCAACAGGACAATAAAATAAGGAAGAAACAGTTTTTCATTATTATCAGAAGTTAAGATATAAACAAAAAATATCTTTTCATGCCGGGAAACGACTGACCAGCCAAAGGGAATGCCTATAACATTCCTGAACAAAGGTAAAAAACTTTTTAAAAATTTATAAAAAGTTGTTGACTTTTTATAAATTTTTTATTTATTTTGTGGTGTTTATAATTAACAGAATGCCTCTATTTGAACATGGTGATTTTTTAAGCGAACTGACGCGAGTGGAATTAAAGAAACATTTCCAAAAGAAGCGTATTGTCCGGGCTTTATACTTGCACGGGCCGCTGAGCATTGCGGAAATAACCCACTACATTGAGGTAAGTACGCCTACCATGCAAGGATTACTGGACGAACTAATTGAAGAAAACATTGTAAAATCACCAGGCACAGGATCATCAAAAGGCGGACGCCGTCCTACACTTTACGGACTACGGCGTAAAGCTTTTTACGTTTTATCCATTGACATCGGAACCCATTCTACCCGTTATACGATTTTCGACAGTGCCAATAAAAAAGTGATGCCGGTACAAGAAATTCCGTTGCTTTTGCAAAATGACATGTCATCGGTCAATGCCATTTATGAGGCTGCCACCGAACTGGTAAAAGCATCAAAAATTAATCCGGAACACATTGTTGGCGTGGGCATTGATATGCCAGGGCTGGTAGAAAGGGAAAAAGGAATCAATCACAGCTTATTTAATTTTGACGAACCCATTGCTGATATTTTCAGCCGATTGTTTAAAAAACCCGTCGTTATTGAAAACGACGCACAAGCCAAAGCGCTGGCGGAATTCCGGTTTGGGAAAGCCGTAGGGAAAAAACACGTATTGGTAATTCAAATCGGCTGGGGTGTAGGAATGGGAATGATTTTAAACAGCAAACCGTACTATGGAGCACGGGGATTTTCCGGCGAGTTTGCCCATATACCTATGGTAGACGAAAAAGGGATATTGTGCAGTTGCGGTATGCGCGGTTGTCTCGAAACCGTTAGCTCGGGTGCTGCCTTGCGGCGTTATGCCATCGAAGGAATAGAAGCCGGAGAAATGACTCTTATCCGGGAAATGACGGGGGGGAAATACGAAAAAATCACGCCCCGGCTAATCATCGAAGCAGCCCATTCGGGTGATCAGTTTGCTATTGGCATCCTTTCAAAAGTGGGTTTTGACCTGGGCAAAGGAATTGCTTCGCTGGTACAGATTCTGAATCCTGAAATGATTATTCTGGCAGGGAGACTTGCCGAAGCAGGTTCATATCTTGTGACTTCTGTCAATCAAGGCCTACAACAATATTCTTTTGCCATTATCCGCGAAGACCTGGAAATCACCCTGAGTAAACTGGCAGAAGATGCCAGCCTTCTGGGAAACGTTATTAGTTTGCTTGAAATGGTATTTGAAAATTAAATATGCATATGAAACATAAATAAACATTAGCATCTAAAACAAATATTCGAATCAAAAACAGGTGACTGTCCCCATCTGTTTTTGATCACTTTTTTAGTAGTTCAGGGCAGCCGGTTATCACATTATTATTGACTCATAAGCGGTAATTTTTTCAGGTTACTTTCCCGGCTGCCCTGTTTTTCAAAAAAACATAAAACAATGAACATGGATTTATTTTCACCTGTAGAAAAGTATTTCATTCAAAAACAGGGAATCGAAAAACAAAATAGCCGCATTCCGTATGTACTGGTCGATAATTTTCCGCAACTCGGACTTATTACCGCCCTGCGTTTTCTGGAATGGGTGCATCAAAACCCCGACGGCGTGATCAGTTTGCCTACCGGGAAAACCCCGGAGTATTTTATCCGGTGGACCCAGTACTTGCTTAAAAACTGGAACAACAAAAAAACACAGAAGATCCTGGAAGATTATCATTTGGAATTTTCTTCCAAGCCCAAACTTTCAGGATTACAATTTGTTCAGATTGATGAATTTTACCCCATCAATCCACGGCAAAAAAACAGCTTTTACAATTATGTAAAAGAATATTACATCAAAGGTTTTGGCCTGGACCCCAAAAAAGCCATGCTGATCAATGCCGAAAAAATTCCTTTGGCAAACAACAAATCGTACGAGGAAATTTTCCCTGATTTAAAAGTGGATTTAAGCTTACGTTACCGGGAGGCAAAAACCCAACAGGAACGCTGCCAGAAAGAATCTATCTTTTTAATTGATGAATGGTGCGCCCGGTACGAAGAAAATATCCGGAAAAAAGGCGGAATCGGCTTTTTCCTGGGCGGAATCGGTCCTGATGGTCATATTGCTTTCAACATCAAAGGTTCTGATCATTATTCCACCACCCGGTTGATGGAAACCAACTTTGAAACCCAAGCTGTGGCCGCAGGCGACCTGGGGGGAATTGATGTATCGAAAAACCGCCTGGTCATCACCATCGGATTGCATACCATTACCTACAATCCGGATGCAGTAGCTATTATTTTCGCTGCCGGCGAAGCCAAAGCCGATGTGGTTAAAAATGCATTGGAAAAGCCACCATCCAATCAATATCCGGCATCCGTTTTACAAAAACAAAAATATGCCCGTTTTTATCTGACCAAAGGAGCTGCCGTTAAATTAGAAGACAGCATTAAAGCTTACTACAGCGGCGAATGGAACCAGGAAAAAACCGAAAGAGCCGTTTTGGATCTTCTGAAAAAAATTAACAAATACGGAAACCGGGTTACACTCGACGATTTAAAAAACGATCCTTACTGTAGCCGCATTCCCGATTTAGATGATAAAACCGTCTTGCGTGTCATTGGTAACATTAAAAGCAAGCTGGCCAAAGGCATGCAGCCCGAA
The sequence above is drawn from the Candidatus Sulfidibacterium hydrothermale genome and encodes:
- a CDS encoding ROK family transcriptional regulator, translating into MPLFEHGDFLSELTRVELKKHFQKKRIVRALYLHGPLSIAEITHYIEVSTPTMQGLLDELIEENIVKSPGTGSSKGGRRPTLYGLRRKAFYVLSIDIGTHSTRYTIFDSANKKVMPVQEIPLLLQNDMSSVNAIYEAATELVKASKINPEHIVGVGIDMPGLVEREKGINHSLFNFDEPIADIFSRLFKKPVVIENDAQAKALAEFRFGKAVGKKHVLVIQIGWGVGMGMILNSKPYYGARGFSGEFAHIPMVDEKGILCSCGMRGCLETVSSGAALRRYAIEGIEAGEMTLIREMTGGKYEKITPRLIIEAAHSGDQFAIGILSKVGFDLGKGIASLVQILNPEMIILAGRLAEAGSYLVTSVNQGLQQYSFAIIREDLEITLSKLAEDASLLGNVISLLEMVFEN
- a CDS encoding glucosamine-6-phosphate isomerase → MDLFSPVEKYFIQKQGIEKQNSRIPYVLVDNFPQLGLITALRFLEWVHQNPDGVISLPTGKTPEYFIRWTQYLLKNWNNKKTQKILEDYHLEFSSKPKLSGLQFVQIDEFYPINPRQKNSFYNYVKEYYIKGFGLDPKKAMLINAEKIPLANNKSYEEIFPDLKVDLSLRYREAKTQQERCQKESIFLIDEWCARYEENIRKKGGIGFFLGGIGPDGHIAFNIKGSDHYSTTRLMETNFETQAVAAGDLGGIDVSKNRLVITIGLHTITYNPDAVAIIFAAGEAKADVVKNALEKPPSNQYPASVLQKQKYARFYLTKGAAVKLEDSIKAYYSGEWNQEKTERAVLDLLKKINKYGNRVTLDDLKNDPYCSRIPDLDDKTVLRVIGNIKSKLAKGMQPEEDQRYYHTGPHHDDIMLGFLPHIAHQLRQATNTFDFSIMTSGFTAVTNKFIIRALEDILMFLDQDEIQMIHYPDFYQTGYKHKWDKDVYHYLGKVASGEPIERRRGLSHRLVRAIVDIYSVKNTDELRERIKKIIHVLQHSYDGEKNPPDIQKLKGMLREFEEELVWAHFGVRVENVHHLRLGFYTGDIFTEQPERSRDVMPILEQLRAIKPTVISLALDPEGSGPDTHYKVLQAIAEAVRMWKKEEDLSHLRIIGYRNVWYRFHPAEINMIVPVSLNSLAILDEAFTDCYLSQVEAPFPSYMLDGKFSTLTQKIWIEQMKHIQLLLGKDFFYENPSPRIRAAHGLIFLKEMDVDTFLNQARELEKSMEGF
- a CDS encoding SusD/RagB family nutrient-binding outer membrane lipoprotein, which produces MKTIKFIIPVILLLVLGACTKDFTKINQNPNAITPDEASARYFITNPEFELFAPSRYAYWRANLIHADRYAGYFTYGFNYCWWSDELGYKYSSSYTDATWGWMEGYFSQIDNFMKLCGPGGDFENGKMYAVGEIIKALYYQRFTDLFGMVPFTEAGNPDIPLPKFDDQNTIYQGLITLLDQAIDTIGDNETTGDGVNDLGENDIIFHGNLQQWKKLANALKLRIALRAYGAPGADWADAVIKKAMEGPLPEDENDNALIPKDNEITQWASACYGDIWYNFGGYGSKWTVGKAVIDNLAKDNDPRLPMYAKPAPGGTVVYYRPDEANNPEGYENFATRIHYLVDSVWEPATGGDMTFKDWGDSVEISIPANKYYIGQPSRFNANIKPFVNYNFFSTPAEIIIQKKNEGKPIFPELVMTTAESYFLRAEAVVRGIASGDAQQFYQEGIRYAMKLWGVSDDDISAFLASPAGQLTGTTDEELAKIANQMWLANYPDGFEGWSDVRKSGQPAVLARGVSDPIIFGLGDDNGVYPQRMRYGTQAYANNGDNLSEAIAQQGPDVQGTKLWWAK
- a CDS encoding sugar-binding protein, giving the protein MVPRKYTCYYTAQPVKVDGKLDDKAWLDAPWSENFGDIVSGVSAPERQFTRFKMVWDSNYCYIAACLSESHLWGTLHRHDDTIYHDNDFEVFVDPDGDGLDYDELEINVLGTVMDLRMPKPYNQGGKADLSWDFKGLKSAVLVYGTVDHPADTDSRWTVELAIPWKSFTHGGLPKNGAVWRFNFSRVEWPLSVEKGTYTKQKNQQTGKVYPEKNWTWSPQGAVNMHIPQKWGYVRFVRRNPPAVVPEFWVWSVAHRDWNTQKWQSELEKLKDVGITGLLLKADTATLHKVALLAVCYGIQVHAWYITMNNPKAPAAWLSVNEQGKSLAEQKAYVDYYKFMCPGLPAVRQYLKQQMSKLMAVKGISGIHFDYIRYVDVILPKKLQPKYHLKQKDIMPPFDYGYHPYMRSMFRAKYGRDPLSLSDPLHDTAWLHFRLKVLDSTVIQLRNQIEKQGLKTSAAVFPTPSMSRRMVRQDWDSWHLNYYFPMAYHNYYGKKYAWLKKVSSVDKKAVGDSSKVFIGLFLPALKKSHQMTKAMKAAFKGGADGVAFFRLGVLDESMLKQIADFQKKRNRAGRKMKE